Proteins encoded within one genomic window of Pedobacter africanus:
- the rpsE gene encoding 30S ribosomal protein S5 produces MSTINIKRVKTSEIELKDRLVSIQRVAKVTKGGRTFSFSAIVVVGDENGIVGYGLGKAKEVTEAIAKGVDDAKKNLVKVPLLNGTVPHEQIGKFSGGFVLIKPAAVGTGVIAGGAMRAVLESAGVHNVLAKSKGSSNPHNVVKATVDALTKMRDAYTVAQQRGVDLNKVFNG; encoded by the coding sequence ATGTCAACTATCAATATAAAAAGAGTTAAGACTAGCGAGATCGAATTAAAAGATCGTTTAGTTAGCATACAACGCGTAGCCAAAGTAACCAAAGGTGGTCGTACTTTCAGCTTTTCAGCAATCGTAGTTGTTGGAGATGAGAACGGAATCGTAGGTTACGGATTGGGTAAAGCGAAAGAGGTAACAGAAGCCATTGCCAAAGGCGTTGATGATGCCAAAAAGAACCTGGTAAAGGTTCCTTTGCTGAATGGCACTGTACCTCACGAGCAGATCGGTAAATTTTCAGGAGGTTTTGTTTTGATCAAACCTGCTGCAGTTGGTACCGGTGTTATTGCTGGTGGTGCGATGCGTGCTGTATTAGAGAGTGCTGGTGTACATAACGTACTGGCAAAATCAAAAGGTTCATCAAATCCTCACAACGTGGTAAAAGCAACTGTAGACGCATTGACTAAAATGCGTGATGCTTATACTGTGGCACAGCAGCGTGGTGTTGATTTAAATAAAGTTTTTAACGGATAA
- the rplQ gene encoding 50S ribosomal protein L17 → MRHGKKVNHLGRTDSHRKAMLANMASSLIKHKRISTTLAKAKALRMYVEPIITKSKSDTTHSRRIVFGYLQDKETVTELFRDVAAKVANRPGGYTRIIKLNNRLGDNAEMALIELVDYNEVYGKEAESAEKKTTRRGRSKAKKADAPAAKAEKAEAVAEEAPSKEEAPAAEEKAEEKGE, encoded by the coding sequence ATGAGACACGGTAAAAAGGTAAATCACTTAGGAAGAACAGATTCACATCGTAAAGCGATGCTGGCTAACATGGCTTCGTCGTTGATTAAACACAAAAGAATCTCTACTACATTAGCAAAAGCCAAAGCTTTGCGTATGTATGTTGAGCCAATCATCACAAAATCTAAAAGCGATACTACGCATTCACGTCGTATTGTATTTGGTTATTTGCAAGATAAAGAAACTGTTACTGAATTGTTCCGTGATGTTGCCGCAAAAGTAGCTAACCGTCCGGGTGGTTATACCAGAATCATTAAATTGAACAATCGTTTGGGGGATAATGCTGAGATGGCATTGATCGAGCTGGTTGATTACAATGAGGTTTATGGTAAAGAAGCAGAATCTGCTGAAAAGAAAACAACCCGTCGTGGTAGAAGCAAAGCGAAAAAAGCTGATGCACCTGCTGCTAAAGCAGAGAAAGCAGAAGCTGTTGCTGAAGAAGCTCCTTCAAAAGAAGAAGCTCCTGCAGCTGAAGAAAAAGCAGAAGAAAAAGGCGAATAG
- the rpsM gene encoding 30S ribosomal protein S13, protein MARISGIDLPRNKRGEIGLTYIFGVGRATAQRILTEAGIDFNKKVQDWSDDELSAIRTIINDGIKVEGALRSEVQLNIKRLMDIGCYRGLRHRKGLPVRGQRTKNNSRTRKGKRKTVANKKKATK, encoded by the coding sequence ATGGCAAGGATATCAGGTATAGATTTACCAAGAAACAAGAGAGGTGAGATCGGTTTAACCTACATCTTCGGAGTAGGGAGAGCAACTGCACAACGTATATTGACGGAAGCAGGTATCGATTTTAACAAAAAAGTACAGGATTGGTCTGATGATGAGTTATCAGCAATCCGTACCATTATCAACGACGGAATAAAAGTTGAAGGTGCTTTACGTTCAGAAGTTCAATTGAACATTAAGCGTTTGATGGATATCGGTTGCTACCGTGGTTTACGTCACAGAAAAGGTTTGCCGGTTCGTGGTCAGCGTACTAAGAACAACTCTCGTACACGTAAAGGCAAGAGAAAAACAGTTGCAAACAAGAAAAAAGCTACTAAATAA
- the rplO gene encoding 50S ribosomal protein L15: MNLSNLKPAAGSTKNSKRIGRGTGSGRGGTSTRGHKGAGSRSGHSTKVGFEGGQMPLQRRVPKVGFKPINRVEYVGVNLDVLQGLAEKFNLTTIDFAALQQHGLASKNDLVKILGRGEVKSKIEVKAHAFSASAQKAIEAVGGSIEKL, encoded by the coding sequence ATGAACTTAAGTAATTTAAAACCTGCAGCAGGTTCTACTAAAAACAGTAAAAGAATTGGTCGTGGTACCGGTTCAGGTCGTGGTGGTACTTCCACCCGTGGACACAAAGGTGCAGGATCACGTTCAGGACATTCAACTAAGGTTGGATTCGAAGGTGGTCAGATGCCATTACAGCGACGTGTACCTAAAGTAGGTTTCAAACCTATCAACCGTGTGGAATACGTAGGTGTAAACCTGGACGTATTACAAGGTCTGGCTGAAAAATTTAACTTAACAACTATAGATTTCGCTGCTCTGCAACAACATGGCCTGGCATCTAAAAATGATTTGGTTAAAATTTTAGGTCGCGGTGAAGTTAAATCTAAGATAGAAGTTAAAGCACATGCTTTTTCTGCAAGCGCACAAAAAGCTATTGAGGCTGTTGGAGGCTCAATCGAAAAATTGTAA
- the secY gene encoding preprotein translocase subunit SecY has translation MKKLFTTLSNIWKIQELKERIVFTLVILLVYRFVSHVVLPGVDATLLGDNTKSGILGLLDMFAGGSFSRVSILALGVMPYISASIVVQLLGIAVPSFQKMQKEGESGRKKLNQITRYLTVAITAVQAIGYVKTQVPAEAIIIDHTLFFVVATFVLAAGTLFVMWLGEKITDKGIGNGISLIIMVGIIARLPVALSQEVSSRVVGDGGGLIALIIEIVALFAVVMFTIMIVQGVRKVPVQYAKRIVGNRQFGGVRQYIPLKVNAAGVMPIIFAQALMFIPATLTGFFPSLQNTWLIQFSDYTSLAYSLTFAFLIIAFTFFYTAITVNPTQMSDDMKKNGGFIPGIKPGLSTSSFIDDVISKITFPGAIFLAIIAILPSVAVKFGIKSEFAHFYGGTSLLILVGVVLDTLQQIESYLLMRHYDGLMKTGRVTGRTGIPAATGSNAVI, from the coding sequence ATGAAGAAGCTGTTTACTACTTTAAGTAATATTTGGAAAATTCAGGAATTGAAAGAGCGTATCGTTTTTACGCTCGTAATTCTTTTGGTTTATAGGTTTGTATCACACGTGGTGTTGCCAGGTGTTGATGCAACACTTTTAGGCGATAATACAAAGTCTGGCATTTTAGGTCTACTGGATATGTTTGCCGGAGGATCCTTTTCAAGGGTGTCTATCCTTGCCTTGGGTGTGATGCCTTATATTTCTGCCTCTATTGTAGTTCAGCTATTGGGTATTGCCGTTCCTTCTTTTCAGAAAATGCAGAAGGAGGGAGAAAGCGGCAGGAAAAAGCTCAACCAGATTACCCGCTATTTAACTGTAGCCATTACCGCTGTTCAAGCGATAGGCTATGTTAAAACACAGGTTCCAGCAGAGGCCATCATCATAGATCATACCTTGTTCTTTGTTGTTGCCACCTTTGTTTTGGCAGCCGGAACCTTATTTGTAATGTGGCTTGGTGAGAAGATAACTGACAAAGGTATTGGAAACGGTATTTCACTGATCATTATGGTTGGTATTATTGCTCGTTTACCGGTTGCGTTATCTCAGGAAGTAAGTTCAAGAGTAGTGGGTGATGGTGGTGGATTAATTGCACTTATTATTGAGATTGTGGCCCTGTTTGCTGTTGTAATGTTTACCATTATGATTGTTCAGGGCGTTCGTAAAGTGCCGGTTCAGTATGCGAAAAGAATTGTAGGCAACAGGCAGTTTGGTGGTGTAAGACAGTATATCCCTTTAAAGGTGAATGCTGCCGGTGTGATGCCGATCATCTTTGCCCAGGCATTGATGTTTATTCCGGCTACTTTAACCGGGTTTTTCCCGTCGCTGCAAAATACCTGGTTGATACAGTTCAGTGATTATACTTCACTGGCTTATAGCTTAACGTTCGCATTTTTAATTATCGCATTTACTTTCTTTTATACTGCTATTACAGTTAACCCGACCCAGATGTCGGACGACATGAAAAAGAATGGTGGATTTATACCGGGAATTAAACCTGGATTATCTACATCCTCATTTATTGATGATGTGATTTCCAAGATCACTTTTCCTGGTGCAATCTTTTTAGCAATCATTGCTATTTTACCTTCTGTTGCAGTTAAGTTTGGAATCAAATCGGAGTTCGCACATTTCTATGGCGGTACATCGCTGTTGATTCTGGTAGGTGTGGTTTTAGATACTTTACAACAGATCGAAAGTTATTTATTGATGCGTCATTACGACGGATTAATGAAGACAGGTAGAGTTACTGGTCGTACAGGAATTCCTGCTGCGACTGGTAGTAATGCAGTGATTTAG
- the infA gene encoding translation initiation factor IF-1 yields MAKQASIEQDGVIREALSNAMFRVELENGHEIIAHISGKMRMHYIKILPGDKVKLEMSPYDLSKGRITYRYK; encoded by the coding sequence ATGGCTAAACAAGCCTCAATTGAACAAGACGGTGTAATAAGAGAAGCATTATCGAATGCTATGTTTCGGGTTGAACTGGAAAATGGTCATGAGATTATTGCACATATCTCTGGAAAAATGAGGATGCATTATATCAAAATTTTACCAGGGGACAAAGTCAAATTAGAGATGTCGCCTTACGATTTATCAAAGGGCAGGATTACTTATAGATACAAATAA
- a CDS encoding 2'-5' RNA ligase family protein, producing the protein MESLYFVAILPPQEISAEIDEIRKQCSIDHKVYTALKPPVHITLAPPFKLNSQFEPKLFNSLELARNFPSFNQELKNFDGFPSHTVYINALKNPFISALFKTIKNALKPYSIDNKGSITPHVTIAYRDLSDAYPQIMEEYKRRKYKAEFTVNKFSLLKHDGKNWNLLREFESRPQREQFTIDF; encoded by the coding sequence ATGGAATCATTATACTTTGTAGCTATACTCCCCCCTCAGGAAATCAGTGCCGAAATTGATGAGATCAGAAAACAATGTTCAATTGACCATAAAGTATACACTGCCCTAAAACCGCCTGTTCACATCACCCTGGCGCCCCCCTTTAAACTGAATTCACAATTTGAACCCAAACTATTCAATAGCCTGGAACTGGCAAGAAATTTTCCGTCCTTCAACCAAGAGCTGAAAAACTTCGATGGATTTCCATCGCACACCGTTTATATTAACGCTTTGAAAAATCCATTTATCAGCGCACTTTTCAAAACCATTAAGAATGCGCTCAAACCCTATTCAATCGACAACAAAGGCTCAATCACCCCGCATGTCACCATTGCTTACAGGGATCTCAGCGATGCCTATCCCCAAATCATGGAAGAATATAAAAGAAGAAAATACAAAGCAGAGTTTACGGTAAACAAATTTAGCCTGCTAAAACACGATGGAAAAAACTGGAACCTGCTTAGAGAATTCGAATCAAGACCTCAGCGCGAGCAATTCACTATAGACTTTTAA
- a CDS encoding DNA-directed RNA polymerase subunit alpha, translated as MAILAFQKPDKVIMQKSTDFDGTFEFRPLEPGFGVTIGNALRRILLSSLEGYAITSIRFSGVSHEFSTIKGVVEDLTEIILNLKQVRFKKTGDAGDSEKVFILVNGQEQFVAGDITKFSNNFEVLNPDFVICNMEKSVTLEVELTINKGRGYVPAEENKISDAVVGVIAIDSIFTPMKNVKYTIENYRVEQKTDYEKLILDISTDGSIHPEEALKEAAKILIQHFMLFSDENLVLESQAKEETKEVDEEILHMRKILKTELVDLDLSVRALNCLKAADIRTLADLVSYDVADMLKFRNFGKKSLTEIQELVKSKSLSFGMNLSKFKLDEE; from the coding sequence ATGGCAATTTTAGCATTTCAGAAACCCGATAAAGTAATCATGCAGAAATCTACTGATTTCGATGGTACATTTGAGTTCCGTCCTTTAGAGCCCGGTTTCGGTGTAACAATTGGTAATGCCTTAAGAAGAATATTGCTTTCTTCTTTAGAAGGTTATGCCATTACAAGTATTCGTTTTTCAGGCGTATCTCATGAGTTTTCTACCATAAAAGGTGTTGTAGAAGATTTAACAGAAATCATTCTTAATTTAAAACAGGTACGTTTTAAAAAGACAGGAGATGCTGGTGATTCGGAGAAAGTTTTTATTTTGGTAAATGGTCAGGAACAATTTGTTGCCGGCGATATTACTAAGTTTTCTAACAACTTTGAGGTGCTTAATCCTGATTTCGTTATTTGTAACATGGAGAAATCCGTTACTTTAGAAGTGGAATTGACCATTAATAAAGGACGTGGTTATGTACCTGCAGAAGAAAATAAAATCAGTGATGCTGTTGTTGGTGTAATTGCAATCGATTCGATCTTTACTCCAATGAAAAATGTAAAATACACCATAGAGAACTATCGTGTTGAGCAGAAAACAGATTATGAGAAGTTAATATTAGACATCTCTACTGATGGTTCAATCCATCCGGAAGAGGCATTGAAAGAAGCTGCGAAAATCCTGATCCAGCACTTCATGCTGTTCTCTGATGAGAACCTGGTACTGGAATCTCAGGCTAAAGAAGAAACCAAGGAGGTTGACGAGGAAATCTTGCATATGCGTAAGATCTTAAAAACTGAATTGGTAGATCTGGATCTTTCGGTTCGTGCATTAAATTGCTTAAAAGCAGCTGATATCCGCACTCTTGCTGATCTGGTTTCTTATGATGTTGCTGATATGTTGAAATTCAGGAACTTCGGTAAGAAATCTTTAACAGAGATTCAGGAACTTGTTAAATCTAAGAGCCTCTCATTCGGCATGAACTTGTCTAAGTTTAAACTGGACGAAGAATAG
- the ykgO gene encoding type B 50S ribosomal protein L36: MKVRSSIKKRSADCKVIRRKGKLYVINKKNPKFKQRQG, encoded by the coding sequence ATGAAAGTTAGGTCATCAATTAAAAAACGTAGTGCGGATTGCAAGGTTATTCGTCGTAAAGGTAAGCTTTACGTTATCAACAAGAAGAACCCTAAATTTAAGCAACGTCAAGGTTAA
- a CDS encoding class I SAM-dependent methyltransferase, giving the protein MSNQLLIQQFLTQVSEGISLNQYVKLSLGHYQGNEKELKNVYVRRIEIKRADMLSFTYRYKTRDIIKNFSVEEGITLIRHFISNDFKVCTLVMIEKEVILEYGRKGLISVREKGTTATVQPTLSHNKEKKRIIQAAGKTYLQELRISDAEGNVFKNAQDKYRQINQYVEILSSLIKELPAAEINKVVDMGSGKGYLTFALYDYLHHVLKLDSKVTGVEYREDLVGLCNGIAGNAGFNKLDFVQGTIEDYDVDAIDLLIALHACDTATDDAIYKGIQAGAQLIVVAPCCHKQIRREMEKHKAKNEFSFLTKYGIFMERQAEMVTDGIRALILEYFGYKTKVFEFISDAHTPKNVLVVGTRTSEIKIPKKLQEAKKAEIAAKIKEVKAYFGIGYHHLERLAGFDKKA; this is encoded by the coding sequence ATGTCCAATCAACTTCTTATTCAGCAATTTTTAACCCAGGTTTCTGAGGGGATTTCTTTGAACCAGTATGTTAAGCTTTCTCTTGGCCACTATCAGGGAAATGAAAAGGAATTAAAAAATGTATATGTCCGCAGAATAGAGATAAAAAGGGCAGATATGCTTTCTTTTACTTACCGCTATAAAACAAGAGATATCATTAAAAATTTCTCTGTTGAGGAAGGTATAACTTTAATTAGGCACTTTATTAGCAATGATTTTAAAGTTTGTACGCTGGTTATGATAGAAAAAGAAGTGATCCTTGAATATGGGAGGAAAGGGTTGATTTCTGTCAGGGAAAAAGGAACGACAGCTACAGTACAGCCAACATTATCTCATAATAAAGAAAAGAAACGCATCATTCAGGCTGCCGGAAAGACCTACTTGCAGGAATTGAGGATTAGTGATGCCGAGGGGAATGTATTTAAAAATGCTCAGGATAAATACCGGCAGATCAATCAGTATGTAGAGATACTGAGTTCTCTGATCAAAGAGTTACCTGCTGCAGAGATAAATAAAGTAGTGGATATGGGCTCGGGTAAGGGGTACCTGACTTTTGCCTTATATGATTACCTGCACCATGTGTTGAAGCTGGACAGCAAGGTGACAGGGGTGGAGTACCGGGAAGACCTGGTTGGGCTATGTAATGGAATTGCAGGGAACGCGGGATTTAACAAACTTGATTTTGTACAGGGAACAATAGAAGATTATGATGTGGATGCAATAGACCTGCTGATTGCCCTGCATGCTTGTGATACGGCAACAGATGATGCCATTTATAAAGGGATACAAGCCGGGGCACAATTGATTGTAGTGGCTCCCTGCTGCCATAAGCAGATCAGAAGAGAGATGGAGAAACACAAGGCTAAAAACGAATTTTCCTTTTTAACTAAATATGGCATCTTTATGGAAAGACAGGCTGAAATGGTTACTGACGGGATACGTGCCCTGATACTGGAGTATTTTGGTTACAAGACAAAGGTATTTGAATTTATATCTGATGCACATACACCAAAGAATGTGCTGGTGGTAGGGACCCGGACTAGCGAGATCAAAATTCCGAAAAAATTACAGGAAGCTAAGAAAGCTGAAATTGCCGCGAAAATAAAGGAAGTTAAAGCTTATTTTGGAATAGGATACCATCATTTGGAAAGATTGGCTGGCTTTGATAAGAAGGCTTAG
- the rpmD gene encoding 50S ribosomal protein L30, whose translation MAKIKITQIKSVIDRSERQKRTMQALGLTKMNQSVEVEATAAIIGMVRKVNHLVAIESI comes from the coding sequence ATGGCTAAGATCAAAATAACCCAGATAAAAAGCGTTATCGACAGAAGCGAGCGCCAGAAAAGAACCATGCAGGCTTTAGGTTTAACTAAAATGAACCAAAGTGTAGAGGTTGAAGCTACTGCTGCCATTATTGGAATGGTAAGAAAAGTAAATCACTTAGTAGCAATAGAAAGTATATAA
- the rpsD gene encoding 30S ribosomal protein S4, with translation MARYTGPKSKIARKFREPIFGPDKVLDRKNYPPGQHGVSKRRGKQSEYAVQLMEKQKVKYTYGVLERQFRNLFTKASSREGITGDNLLQLLEARLDNTVYRLGIATTRSAARQLVSHKHVTVNGEVVNIPSYQLKAGDVIAVREKSKTLEAITNSVAGRVINKFNWLDWNASELSGKFLAYPNRDEIPENIKENLIVELYSK, from the coding sequence ATGGCAAGATATACAGGACCAAAGTCCAAAATCGCCCGTAAATTCAGAGAGCCAATTTTTGGCCCTGATAAAGTACTAGACAGAAAAAACTACCCTCCAGGGCAGCATGGTGTTTCTAAAAGAAGAGGGAAACAGTCTGAGTACGCAGTACAGTTAATGGAAAAACAAAAAGTTAAATATACTTATGGTGTATTAGAGCGTCAGTTCCGTAACTTATTTACCAAAGCGTCTTCACGTGAAGGTATTACAGGTGATAACTTATTACAATTATTAGAAGCTCGTTTAGATAACACAGTTTACAGATTAGGTATTGCTACTACACGTTCTGCTGCACGCCAGTTAGTTAGCCATAAACACGTAACAGTTAACGGTGAAGTAGTAAATATTCCATCTTATCAATTGAAAGCAGGCGATGTGATCGCTGTGCGTGAGAAATCAAAAACTTTAGAGGCTATCACCAATTCGGTAGCCGGTAGGGTAATCAATAAATTCAATTGGTTAGACTGGAATGCAAGTGAGTTGTCAGGTAAGTTTTTAGCTTATCCTAATCGCGACGAGATACCAGAAAATATCAAAGAAAATCTTATAGTAGAGTTATACTCTAAATAA
- the map gene encoding type I methionyl aminopeptidase: MSKIYYKSQEEIELIRESSLLVSKTLAEVAKVIGPGITTKKLNDLAETFIRDHGAIPAFLNYNGFPYSLCISPNEQVVHGFPGEYVIQEGDLISVDCGVIKNDFFGDSAYTFSIGEIDAERKKLVEVTQECLRLAIEKAVVGSRIGDVGFAVQAYAEANGFGVVRELVGHGVGVKLHEKPEVPNYGKRGSGIKLEEGMVIAIEPMINAGTAGVKFWSDGWTVTSKDNKPSAHFEHTVAVKKGNADVLSTFSFIEEVLKEKK; encoded by the coding sequence ATGTCTAAAATCTATTATAAATCTCAGGAAGAGATAGAGCTGATCAGGGAAAGTTCTTTGCTCGTATCAAAAACCTTGGCAGAAGTAGCTAAAGTGATTGGTCCGGGAATAACGACAAAGAAGCTAAACGATCTGGCAGAGACATTTATAAGGGATCACGGCGCAATTCCGGCCTTTTTAAATTATAATGGATTCCCCTATTCTTTATGTATTTCTCCGAATGAGCAGGTTGTTCATGGTTTTCCAGGAGAATATGTCATTCAGGAAGGGGATCTGATCTCGGTAGATTGCGGTGTAATTAAAAATGATTTTTTTGGCGATTCCGCCTATACCTTTTCAATTGGTGAGATAGATGCGGAACGTAAAAAACTGGTAGAAGTTACACAGGAATGTTTAAGACTGGCGATAGAAAAAGCCGTTGTTGGTTCTAGAATTGGCGATGTCGGTTTTGCTGTCCAGGCTTATGCCGAGGCAAACGGATTTGGGGTAGTGAGGGAGTTGGTTGGTCATGGCGTTGGCGTTAAATTGCACGAGAAACCCGAGGTGCCAAATTATGGCAAGCGGGGGAGTGGAATTAAACTTGAGGAGGGAATGGTGATTGCGATAGAACCAATGATCAATGCGGGGACGGCAGGTGTTAAATTTTGGTCTGATGGCTGGACAGTTACCAGTAAAGATAACAAACCATCAGCACATTTTGAACACACTGTTGCCGTTAAAAAGGGTAATGCAGATGTTTTATCAACCTTTTCATTCATTGAAGAAGTTTTAAAAGAAAAAAAGTAA
- the rpsK gene encoding 30S ribosomal protein S11 yields MAKSKKVTKKRIVVIEPVGQAHINATFNNIIVTLTNNNGQTISWSSAGKMGFKGSKKNTPYAAGQAASDCGKVAFDLGLRKVDVFVKGPGSGRESAIRTLQVSGIEVTSIKDITPLPHNGCRPPKKRRV; encoded by the coding sequence ATGGCTAAGAGTAAAAAAGTTACCAAAAAGCGTATTGTTGTGATCGAGCCTGTAGGTCAGGCACACATCAATGCTACTTTTAACAATATCATTGTTACCTTAACAAACAACAATGGTCAAACTATTTCATGGTCTTCTGCAGGTAAAATGGGCTTCAAAGGTTCTAAAAAGAACACGCCTTATGCAGCTGGTCAGGCTGCGTCAGATTGCGGTAAAGTAGCATTTGATCTGGGACTGCGTAAAGTAGACGTTTTTGTTAAAGGCCCGGGTTCCGGTCGTGAGTCTGCAATCAGAACACTGCAGGTTTCAGGAATCGAAGTAACCTCTATCAAAGATATTACCCCGCTTCCACACAATGGATGTCGTCCTCCTAAAAAGAGAAGAGTTTAA
- the dnaK gene encoding molecular chaperone DnaK, producing the protein MSKIIGIDLGTTNSCVAVMEGNEPVVIANSEGKRTTPSIVAFAENGERKVGEPAKRQAITNPTKTIYSIKRFMGSSFAEVSKEAGRVPYKVVKGDNNTPRVEIDDRKYTPQELSAMILQKMKKTAEDFLGQEVTEAVITVPAYFNDAQRQATKEAGEIAGLNVKRIINEPTAAALAYGLDKAHKDMKIVVFDCGGGTHDVSVLELGDGVFEVKSTDGDTHLGGDDFDHVIIEWLAEEFKAENGMDLHQDPMALQRLKEAAEKAKIELSSTTSTEINLPYITADATGPKHLVRTLTRAKFEQLAGDLIKRTIEPCKSALKNAGLKTSDIDEIILVGGSTRIPAIQDAVKAFFGKEPSKGVNPDEVVAIGAAIQGGVLTGEVKDVLLLDVTPLSLGIETMGGVMTKLIEANTTIPSKKAETFSTAADNQPSVEIHILQGERPMAAQNRTIGRFILDGIPPAPRGVPQIEVAFDIDANGILHVSAKDKATGKEQKIRIEASSGLTDEEIKRMKEEAEKNADADKAAKEEAEKINSADALIFSTEKQLKEFGDKLSADKKAPIEESLKKLKDAHAARNFADIDSAQEALQNAWNAASEEMYKAGQDGAAQPEAGADAQASGQATDSGDNVTDVDFEEVKDDKK; encoded by the coding sequence ATGTCAAAAATTATTGGTATAGACTTAGGAACAACAAACTCTTGCGTAGCCGTAATGGAAGGTAACGAACCTGTAGTTATAGCCAACAGTGAGGGTAAACGTACTACGCCATCCATTGTTGCTTTTGCAGAGAATGGTGAGCGTAAGGTGGGTGAGCCGGCTAAACGCCAGGCAATCACCAACCCAACAAAAACAATTTATTCAATTAAACGCTTTATGGGCAGCAGCTTTGCTGAGGTTTCAAAGGAAGCAGGCCGTGTGCCGTATAAAGTAGTAAAAGGCGACAACAATACACCACGTGTGGAAATTGATGACCGTAAATATACCCCTCAGGAACTTTCTGCAATGATCTTGCAAAAGATGAAGAAAACAGCCGAGGATTTCTTAGGACAGGAGGTAACTGAAGCTGTGATCACGGTTCCGGCTTATTTTAACGATGCCCAGCGTCAGGCTACCAAAGAAGCCGGTGAGATTGCTGGTTTAAATGTTAAACGTATCATTAATGAGCCTACTGCAGCAGCTTTGGCTTATGGTTTGGACAAAGCACATAAAGACATGAAAATTGTTGTGTTTGACTGCGGTGGCGGTACGCATGACGTTTCTGTATTGGAGTTGGGTGATGGTGTATTTGAGGTTAAATCTACAGATGGTGATACACACTTAGGTGGTGACGATTTTGACCACGTAATTATCGAATGGCTGGCTGAGGAATTTAAAGCAGAGAACGGCATGGACCTTCACCAGGATCCAATGGCCCTGCAACGTTTAAAAGAAGCAGCTGAGAAGGCAAAAATTGAGCTTTCTAGCACAACCTCTACAGAGATCAATCTTCCTTATATCACTGCTGATGCCACAGGTCCAAAACACCTTGTAAGAACATTGACCCGTGCAAAATTTGAGCAACTGGCAGGAGACCTGATCAAACGTACTATTGAGCCTTGTAAATCGGCCTTGAAAAATGCAGGTTTAAAAACAAGTGATATTGACGAAATTATCCTGGTAGGTGGTTCTACACGTATCCCTGCTATTCAGGATGCAGTTAAAGCTTTCTTTGGTAAAGAGCCTTCTAAAGGTGTTAACCCAGATGAGGTTGTGGCTATCGGTGCTGCAATTCAGGGTGGTGTGTTAACCGGAGAAGTTAAGGATGTGTTGCTGTTGGATGTTACCCCGCTTTCTTTAGGTATTGAAACTATGGGGGGGGTAATGACTAAATTAATTGAAGCCAATACAACCATTCCTTCTAAAAAAGCAGAGACTTTCTCTACAGCTGCTGATAACCAGCCTTCGGTAGAAATCCATATTTTGCAGGGTGAGCGTCCTATGGCGGCTCAGAACCGTACAATTGGCCGTTTTATTCTTGATGGTATTCCACCAGCTCCACGTGGGGTTCCTCAGATCGAGGTTGCATTTGATATTGATGCAAACGGTATCTTACACGTAAGTGCAAAAGATAAAGCTACAGGTAAAGAACAAAAGATCCGTATCGAGGCTTCTTCAGGCTTAACTGATGAAGAGATCAAAAGGATGAAGGAAGAAGCTGAAAAGAATGCTGATGCTGACAAAGCCGCTAAAGAAGAAGCAGAAAAAATCAACAGTGCGGACGCTTTAATTTTCTCGACAGAGAAACAATTGAAAGAGTTTGGTGATAAGCTTTCTGCCGATAAAAAAGCGCCTATTGAAGAAAGTTTGAAAAAACTTAAAGATGCGCATGCTGCGAGAAATTTTGCTGATATCGATTCGGCACAAGAGGCATTGCAGAATGCATGGAATGCAGCTTCTGAAGAGATGTATAAAGCTGGTCAGGATGGCGCTGCCCAACCAGAAGCTGGTGCTGATGCACAGGCAAGCGGACAAGCTACTGACAGCGGCGATAATGTTACTGATGTAGATTTTGAAGAAGTAAAAGACGACAAAAAATAA